The following coding sequences lie in one Nycticebus coucang isolate mNycCou1 chromosome 18, mNycCou1.pri, whole genome shotgun sequence genomic window:
- the KRT13 gene encoding keratin, type I cytoskeletal 13, whose protein sequence is MSSPRGGCIKGTHSGQEPQSSARAKPSFSVHLLSALKPALTMSVRLQSSSTSYGGGFGGGSCQLGGGRGVSTCSTRFVSGGSAGGYGGGMSCGFGGGAGSGFGGGFGGGFGGGFGGGFGDFGGGNGGLLSGNEKITMQNLNDRLASYLDKVRALEEANAELEVKIRDWYQKQAPTSPERDYSPYFKTIEELRAKILAATIDNNQVILEIDNARLAADDFRLKYENELTLRQSVEADINGLRRVLDELTMSKTDLEMQIESLNEELAYMKKNHEEEMKEFRNQVVGQVNVEMDATPGIDLTRVLAEMREQYEALAEKNRRDAEEWFHSKSAELTKEVTTSAAIIQTSKTEITELRRTLQGLEIELQSQLSMKAGLESSLAETECRYALQLQQIQGLISSIEAQLSELRSEMECQNQEYKMLLDIKTRLEQEIATYRSLLEGQDAKMTGFISTGGKKIAPW, encoded by the exons atgTCCAGCCCCAGAGGAGGGTGTATAAAAGGCACCCACTCTGGGCAAGAGCCACAGTCCTCAGCCCGGGCCAAGCCAAGCTTCTCTGTgcacctgctctctgctctcaaACCTGCTCTCACCATGAGTGTTCGCCTGCAGAGTTCCTCCACCAGCTATGGAGGTGGTTTTGGGGGTGGCTCTTGCCAGCTGGGGGGAGGCCGTGGTGTCTCTACCTGTTCAACCCGGTTTGTTTCTGGGGGCTCTGCTGGGGGATATGGGGGTGGCATGAGCTGTGGCTTTGGTGGAGGGGCTGGTAGTGGCTTTGGGGGTGGCTTCGGAGGTGGCTTTGGTGGTGGCTTTGGCGGTGGCTTTGGTGACTTTGGTGGTGGCAATGGTGGCCTCCTGTCTGGCAATGAGAAAATCACCATGCAGAACCTCAATGACCGCCTGGCCTCCTACTTGGACAAGGTGCGTGCCTTAGAGGAGGCCAACGCCGAGCTGGAGGTGAAGATCCGTGACTGGTACCAGAAGCAGGCCCCCACCAGCCCCGAGCGTGACTACAGCCCCTACTTCAAGACCATAGAAGAGCTCCGGGCCAAG ATCCTGGCTGCCACCATTGACAATAACCAAGTCATCCTGGAGATTGATAACGCCAGGCTGGCTGCAGATGACTTCAGGCTCAA GTATGAGAATGAGTTGACCCTGCGCCAGAGTGTGGAGGCTGACATCAACGGCCTGCGCCGGGTGCTGGACGAGCTGACCATGTCTAAGACTGACCTGGAGATGCAGATTGAGAGCCTGAACGAGGAGCTGGCCTACATGAAGAAGAACCATGAGGAG GAGATGAAGGAATTCAGAAACCAGGTAGTAGGCCAGGTCAATGTCGAGATGGATGCCACCCCAGGCATTGACCTGACCCGCGTGTTGGCAGAGATGAGGGAGCAGTACGAGGCCCTGGCAGAGAAGAACCGCCGGGACGCAGAAGAGTGGTTCCACAGCAAG AGCGCAGAGCTGACCAAGGAGGTCACAACCAGCGCCGCCATCATTCAGACCAGCAAGACAGAGATCACAGAGCTTAGGCGCACACTCCAGGGCCTGGAGATCGAGCTGCAGTCTCAGCTGAGCATG AAAGCTGGGCTGGAGAGCTCACTGGCAGAGACAGAGTGCCGCTACGCCCTGCAGCTACAGCAGATCCAGGGGCTCATCAGCAGCATAGAGGCCCAGCTGAGCGAGCTCCGCAGTGAGATGGAGTGTCAGAACCAGGAGTACAAGATGCTGCTGGACATCAAGACACGTCTGGAGCAGGAGATCGCCACCTACCGCAGCCTGCTGGAGGGCCAGGACGCCAA gaTGACTGGCTTCATTTCCACAGGAGGTAAGAAAATAGCCCCATGGTGA